Genomic DNA from Bacillus oleivorans:
AAGAGGATTTACTGCAGAAAATTCATGAGACTGGTGCTAAAGGGGTTGTAATCGATATTACAGCCATAGACTTTATTGATTCATTTATTGCAAAGGTACTTGGAGATGTAATTCAAATGTCTAAGTTAATGGGAACCCGGGTTGTAATTACTGGAATTCAGCCTGCGGTTGCTATAACGCTAGTTGAGCTTGGTGTTTCCCTAAATGATATTACAACCGCGCTAGATTTTGAGAAAGGTTTGGAGAAACTTAAGCAGGAATTGGGGGATTAATGTATGGCGAACCAGTCCTATGTTCAAATTGATAATGAATGGGACATTGTAGCGGCTCGCCAGCTAGGCCGTGAACTTGCTAAAGAGATTGGATTTAGTACAGTTGACCAAGCTCGCATCACGACCGCGATAAGTGAATTAGCACGTAACATTTATCTATATGCTGGAAAAGGGACCATAATCCTACATAAGATAAATAATGTGGGAAAAGTGGGGCTAAAAATTGTAGCCGAAGATGAAGGGCCAGGAATTCCTGATATTAGAAAGGCGATGGAAGATGGTTTTTCGACTTCAGGGGGTTTAGGGGCAGGATTGCCTGGTGTAAAACGATTAATGGATTATTTTACGGTCGACTCCGATGTAGGAAAGGGGACGCACATTGAAGTGATTAAGTGGCTTCGTTAGGAGGATAAAAGATGAGCTTCCGTGATGAGTTAGAGCTTCAATATAAATCGATCTTAAACGATTTCCTGCAGGAACCTTCAGAAGGGGTCTTATACCAAGCTCAAAATTTTAGTAAGAAAGCAATTGAACAAGGAATATCTCCAGAGGAAATCGTAAGTTTTCATCGGAACAGTTTAATTGAATTAATGACAAGCGGCGGCGGAAATTTCATTCGCTCCTTTGATTTATTGTTAGAGGTTATGATGGGCTATGGCATCGCCTATCGTGAATATCTAAGTCTTCGTGACAAACAGGCTGAATTTAAAACGGAGATAGAAATAGCGGCAAATGTCCAACAGTCCCTTTTAGATACCGAAATACCCCAAATCGATTACTTGGATATTGGGGCTATTAGTGTACCTGCAAGGCATATGAACGGCGATTATTTTCACTTTGTTCATGATGAAACCAATTGCGTCAGTATAGCGATTGCGGATGTAATCGGAAAAGGAATTCCTGCAGCGCTTTGCATGTCGATGATTAAATACGCCATGGATTCATTGCCTGAACACCGGCCAGATCCTCGTTATGTGCTAGAAAACTTAAATCGTATTGTTGAACAGAATGTGGACCCTAGCATGTTTATTACGATGTTCTATGGGATGTATAATCCTAACTCACATCATTTCACCTATGCTTCTGCGGGTCATGAACCGGGGATCTACTACCATGCAAGTGATGATAGATTTGAAGAATTAGAAGCGAGAGGCTTAATGCTGGGTGTTAACCGTTATACGAAATACAAACAATATGCCAAAACGATTGAGCCCAATGATATGATTATCCTTTTGTCAGACGGTGTCGCAGAATGCAGGATTGACGATCATTTTATTGAACGGGAAACGTTACTCGCATCAATGAAAAAATATATGCACTTGCCTGCACAGGAAATGGTGAACCAGATCTATAAAAAGTTAGAAAAACTTCAAGACTTTGAGCTTCGCGATGATTTCACGTTGATTGTTTTAAAAAGAAAGGTTTGACGTACAAGAGTAACGGGTAAGGATTAATAGAGAACGCTAAAGAGGGTGGCAAGCTGATGAATATAGCGATCGATGTCAAACAAATGGGTCATCAAGATCACGTTCTAGTTGGCGGTGAGATTGATGCGTATACAGCACCAAAATTACGTGAAATTCTATTCCCCTTATCTGAGAAAAAGGGTGTTCATATTGTTGTTGATTTAGGGAATGTTTCCTATATGGATAGTACCGGGCTTGGCGTTTTTGTTGGCGTCTACAAAAATGTCCGTTCCAATGATGGGACTCTTTTGTTAGTGGGACTATCAGACCGTTTGAAGCGTCTGTTTACGATAACAGGATTAGCTGACATCATGAATATCGAAAGCCGTGCAGAGGGTGGAACCTTATGAATGAAAAATATGAATACATTGAAATGAAGATCCCATCTAAGCCAGAGTACGTTGGAGTCATTCGTCTGACTCTTTCAGGAATAGCGAGTCGAATGGGTTTTTCCTACGACGAAATTGAAGATTTAAAAATCGCCACCAGTGAGGCCGTAACCAACGCAGTCCAGCATGCATATCGGTCGTCTGAGATTGGAGATGTTTTAGTAGGGTTTGCCATCTTTACGGACCGGCTGGAGGTTATTGTTTCAGATAGAGGGAAAACGTTTGATTTGGAAAAAGTAAGAGGGGAAACGGGTCCTTATAAAGAGACAAATTCCACAAGTGTGGAGGTACTGCGAGAGGGTGGACTAGGTCTTTACTTAATCGAAACACTGATGGATCATGTTCGAATTCACCAGCAAGATGGGGTGACTGTCCTAATGACGAAGTACCTCGAGGGAGAGCAGGTGGAAAGGGATGCCAGAACAATCTCAACTTAAATCTACAGAAAAAGGGCAAATAAATAAGTGGATACACGATTATCAGGATAAACAGGACGAAGAAGCTCAGGCTAACCTTATTCAGCATTATAAAGCACTTGTTGAAAGTATTGCCCGAAAGTATTCCAAAAACAGTTCATACCACGAGGATATTGTTCAAGTAGGTATGATTGGTTTATTAGGAGCTATAAAACGTTACGATGAAACGTACAATAAAAGTTTTGAGTCTTTTGCCGTTCCAACCATTATTGGCGAGATTAAAAGATTTTTGCGTGACCAGACTTGGAGTGTGCATGTGCCAAGGAGAATTAAAGAACTCGGACCTAAAATTAAATCAGTGGTTGAAAAGTTAACAAATGAATTGGAACGATCTCCTAAAATTGCTGAAATTGCTAAGATTCTGGATGTCGAGGAAGAAGAAGTATTAGAAGCGATGGAAATGGGGAAAAGCTACCAGGCATTATCAATCGATCGTGCCATTGAGGCTGATACAGATGGAGGAACTGTCACTCTTCTCGATCTGGTCGGAAAACCCGATGATGGCTTTGAAAAAGTTCAGCAAAAATTAGTGCTTGAAAAAGTGCTGCATGTGTTATCAGAACGGGAAAGACTTATTATTCAATATACATTCTTAGAAAACCTTAGTCAGAAAGAAGCGGGTGAGAAGCTGCATATTTCTCAAATGCATGTTTCTAGGCTACAGCGCAGAGCAATCAAAAAACTTCAAGAAGCCATAAGTGCAGACTTTCTAGATTCGGAGTGACTGGTCTTGACCCATCTAAAAGATAAACACATTGAATTGTATACTTTTCAGTCGAAAAAAGAAGGAAAAAGCTATTGTGGAGACGCTTTTTTTTATTTTTCGGATGAAACGGGATTTCTTGCTATAGTAGCGGATGGGCTAGGCAGCGGAATCTTCGCGCATGAGTCTGCTGAAGCTGCGATTGAAGCTGCCAAACAGAACCGTCGCCAAGATGTAGAAACGATAATGAAGGCATGCAATCAAGCGTTGCTAAATAAAAGAGGCGCAGCAGTATCTGTTTTAAAAATTGATTACCATAACAAAGAGTTTACCTATAGCAGTGTAGGAAATGTTAAATTTTACTTTTTAAAGCAGGATGGGACCACGATTTATCCTTTACCTGTATACGGTTATCTTTCAGGTAAAAATCAGTTGTTTATCACCCAAACCTATAGGTATGAGGTTCCATCGCGCTTTTTCATCCATACAGATGGTTTAAACGAGCTGGCAAGGAAAAGATATGTAAAAATGAACATCCCGCTAAAGTTTATATACCGGAATTTAACTGAGATCGTAGACAATCGGGACGATACTACTTTTCTGATCGGAAGTCTGCATTAATATATTTTCAAACATTGCCAAGGCTGTCATAGGGTCTTGGCTTTTTTAGCAATTACGGACCCAGTGTCCTATGAAATCAGATAATCCGTCTATTTTTGAGCGATTACCGGAATTACAGTCCGTAAAAAATATGCAGCATTACATAATGGGCTTCGCCGTTCTCTAAGAAGGGGCCCTTATCTGGAGTTAAAAAGTTAAACGAATGAAGGAAGAGTTTTTTGATACAATGTATATATTGATGGTAAATGGAGGTTTTGCAGGTTGAGTACAGCAAAAGAGCAGGGAACCGATCTATATACAATCATTGCAAAGGAATTAAATGTTCGTGTATCCCAAGTAAAAAGTGTAATGACACTTATTGAAGAGGGAAATACCGTTCCCTTTATTGCCCGTTATCGAAAAGAAGCTACCGGGTCACTTGACGAGGTCGCGATACGAGCTATTACGGAAAGGTGGACCTACTTAGATCATTTAACAAAGCGTAAAGAAGAAGTCATTCGACTAATCGAAGAGCAAAATAAATTAACACCTGAGTTAAAAGAAAGTATTCTAAAATCGGACAAGCTGCAGGAGGTAGAAGATTTATATCGTCCGTATAAACAAAAGAGAAGAACCAGGGCAACCGTGGCGAAGGAAAAAGGATTGGAACCACTTGCCAATTGGATGTTGTCGTTCCCTTCTTCTGGAGAGGTCGAGGAGGAAGCCACTCAATATCTTTCTGAAGAAAAGGAAATATACTCAGCAGAGGAAGCGATCCAGGGTGCCGGTGACATCATTGCTGAAATGATTTCAGATGAAGCCTCATTAAGAAAATGGATTCGTAATGAAACATTCCGTCATGGCATTATTGAAACAGCGGTCAAGGATCAAGAGAAGGACGAAAAAGGCGTATATGAGATGTACTATCAATACGAAGAACCTGTTTCAAAAATCGTTCCTCACCGAGTCCTGGCAATCAATCGCGGTGAAAAAGAAGACATTATTAGAGTAGGAATCAAACCTGATATTCAAAAAATTCTTGAATATATTCATAGTGCTTGGGTCAAAGATGAATCATCCGTTACAGCTCCATACATTAGAGCGGCAGCAGAGGATGGATATAAACGATTAATCCAGCCTTCGATCGAAAGAGAAATTAGAAATGAACTGACAGAAAAAGCGGAAGAAAGAGCGATCAATATTTTCTCTGAGAATTTGCGGAATTTGCTTTTGCAGCCTCCGCTAAAAGGAAGTGTCATGTTGGGGGTTGACCCGGCGTATCGAACCGGATGCAAATTGGCTGTCGTGGATGACACAGGAAAAGTCCTATACATAGGCGTTATTTATCCGCATCCGCCTGTTTCAAAAAGAAATGAAGCAATAGAAAAAGTTAAAAAGGCAATTCAGGAATTTAATATTCAAATTATTGCGATTGGGAACGGTACTGCATCAAGGGAAACAGAACAATTTATTGCTGAATTGCTAAAATCCCATTCTCTTTCTATTCCATATCTGATTGTAAACGAAGCTGGTGCGAGTGTTTATTCAGCATCTGACCTTGCCCGCGAGGAATTTCCTGATCTCCAAGTAGAGGAAAGATCTGCTGTATCGATAGCACGGCGTGTTCAGGATCCATTAGCAGAGCTGGTCAAAATTGATCCAAAATCAGTAGGAGTCGGACAATATCAGCATGATGTACAACAAAAGAAATTAAACGAAAAACTTACATTTGTAGTAGAAACAGTGGTAAACCAAGTTGGGGTCAATGTGAACACTGCATCGCCTTCACTTTTACAATATGTTTCAGGACTTTCTAAAGCAGTTGCACAAAATATTGTTAAGCAGCGCGAGAAAGAAGGGAAATTCAAATCTAGAGACGAACTAAAAACAATCCCGAGACTAGGGGCAAAAACATATGAACAATGTATCGGGTTTCTAAGAATTCCCGATGGAGTGAATCCGCTAGACAGAACGCCGATTCACCCAGAAACATATACGGAAGTAGGAATGCTCCTGCAAAAGCTGGGATTAAAAGAACAGCACATTGGGACTGATGAATTGAAGGATGCAGTCAAGTCCATCTCAATTGAGGAGACAGCAGAGCAATTAAAAATAGGTGCCATTACATTAAAGGATATTTGCGAGGCACTGATTCGTCCGGAGAGGGATCCGCGAGATGATTTGCCAAAACCTATATTAAAAACAGATGTAC
This window encodes:
- the rsbW gene encoding anti-sigma B factor RsbW gives rise to the protein MNEKYEYIEMKIPSKPEYVGVIRLTLSGIASRMGFSYDEIEDLKIATSEAVTNAVQHAYRSSEIGDVLVGFAIFTDRLEVIVSDRGKTFDLEKVRGETGPYKETNSTSVEVLREGGLGLYLIETLMDHVRIHQQDGVTVLMTKYLEGEQVERDARTIST
- a CDS encoding STAS domain-containing protein, producing the protein MRIPILKLHDILLVSIQWELDDQTALQFQEDLLQKIHETGAKGVVIDITAIDFIDSFIAKVLGDVIQMSKLMGTRVVITGIQPAVAITLVELGVSLNDITTALDFEKGLEKLKQELGD
- a CDS encoding SpoIIE family protein phosphatase, with protein sequence MTHLKDKHIELYTFQSKKEGKSYCGDAFFYFSDETGFLAIVADGLGSGIFAHESAEAAIEAAKQNRRQDVETIMKACNQALLNKRGAAVSVLKIDYHNKEFTYSSVGNVKFYFLKQDGTTIYPLPVYGYLSGKNQLFITQTYRYEVPSRFFIHTDGLNELARKRYVKMNIPLKFIYRNLTEIVDNRDDTTFLIGSLH
- a CDS encoding PP2C family protein-serine/threonine phosphatase, whose product is MSFRDELELQYKSILNDFLQEPSEGVLYQAQNFSKKAIEQGISPEEIVSFHRNSLIELMTSGGGNFIRSFDLLLEVMMGYGIAYREYLSLRDKQAEFKTEIEIAANVQQSLLDTEIPQIDYLDIGAISVPARHMNGDYFHFVHDETNCVSIAIADVIGKGIPAALCMSMIKYAMDSLPEHRPDPRYVLENLNRIVEQNVDPSMFITMFYGMYNPNSHHFTYASAGHEPGIYYHASDDRFEELEARGLMLGVNRYTKYKQYAKTIEPNDMIILLSDGVAECRIDDHFIERETLLASMKKYMHLPAQEMVNQIYKKLEKLQDFELRDDFTLIVLKRKV
- a CDS encoding Tex family protein, which translates into the protein MSTAKEQGTDLYTIIAKELNVRVSQVKSVMTLIEEGNTVPFIARYRKEATGSLDEVAIRAITERWTYLDHLTKRKEEVIRLIEEQNKLTPELKESILKSDKLQEVEDLYRPYKQKRRTRATVAKEKGLEPLANWMLSFPSSGEVEEEATQYLSEEKEIYSAEEAIQGAGDIIAEMISDEASLRKWIRNETFRHGIIETAVKDQEKDEKGVYEMYYQYEEPVSKIVPHRVLAINRGEKEDIIRVGIKPDIQKILEYIHSAWVKDESSVTAPYIRAAAEDGYKRLIQPSIEREIRNELTEKAEERAINIFSENLRNLLLQPPLKGSVMLGVDPAYRTGCKLAVVDDTGKVLYIGVIYPHPPVSKRNEAIEKVKKAIQEFNIQIIAIGNGTASRETEQFIAELLKSHSLSIPYLIVNEAGASVYSASDLAREEFPDLQVEERSAVSIARRVQDPLAELVKIDPKSVGVGQYQHDVQQKKLNEKLTFVVETVVNQVGVNVNTASPSLLQYVSGLSKAVAQNIVKQREKEGKFKSRDELKTIPRLGAKTYEQCIGFLRIPDGVNPLDRTPIHPETYTEVGMLLQKLGLKEQHIGTDELKDAVKSISIEETAEQLKIGAITLKDICEALIRPERDPRDDLPKPILKTDVLKLEDLEAGMELQGTVRNVVDFGAFVDIGVKQDGLVHISKLSRQFVKHPLDVVSVGDIVTVWVDSVDLKKGRVALTMLKP
- a CDS encoding anti-sigma factor antagonist translates to MNIAIDVKQMGHQDHVLVGGEIDAYTAPKLREILFPLSEKKGVHIVVDLGNVSYMDSTGLGVFVGVYKNVRSNDGTLLLVGLSDRLKRLFTITGLADIMNIESRAEGGTL
- the sigB gene encoding RNA polymerase sigma factor SigB; translated protein: MPEQSQLKSTEKGQINKWIHDYQDKQDEEAQANLIQHYKALVESIARKYSKNSSYHEDIVQVGMIGLLGAIKRYDETYNKSFESFAVPTIIGEIKRFLRDQTWSVHVPRRIKELGPKIKSVVEKLTNELERSPKIAEIAKILDVEEEEVLEAMEMGKSYQALSIDRAIEADTDGGTVTLLDLVGKPDDGFEKVQQKLVLEKVLHVLSERERLIIQYTFLENLSQKEAGEKLHISQMHVSRLQRRAIKKLQEAISADFLDSE
- a CDS encoding anti-sigma regulatory factor — translated: MANQSYVQIDNEWDIVAARQLGRELAKEIGFSTVDQARITTAISELARNIYLYAGKGTIILHKINNVGKVGLKIVAEDEGPGIPDIRKAMEDGFSTSGGLGAGLPGVKRLMDYFTVDSDVGKGTHIEVIKWLR